The following coding sequences lie in one Zingiber officinale cultivar Zhangliang chromosome 2B, Zo_v1.1, whole genome shotgun sequence genomic window:
- the LOC122048425 gene encoding uncharacterized protein LOC122048425 — protein MTSSRRRLTNWEILRGLRTRLDHAGGSWVDELSSVLWALCMTPNEATDVTPFQLVYGGEAVVPIEVRVEFNRVRLYDEGNGKRMLMELDLVDEARDKAVVQVMAYRQQMRQNYNRRVIPRSF, from the coding sequence atgacatccagcAGGCGGAGGTTAACAAACTGGGAGATCCTCAGAGGCTTAcgaactcggctcgaccacgcaGGAGGTAGTTGGGTTGAcgagctctcaagtgtcttgtggGCACTTTGCATGACTCCAAATGAGGCGACCGACGTAACACCATTCCAGCTAGTGTACGGAGGAGAAGCAGTGGTTCCTATAGAGGTTAGAGTAGAATTCAACCGGGTGCGACTCTACGATGAGGGAAATGGAAAGCGAATgttaatggagctcgacttggtggatgaagcgcGGGATAAAGCGGTCGTTCAGGTAATGGCTTACCGACAGCAGATGAGGCAGAACTATAAtaggagggtgatcccgaggtccttctaG
- the LOC122046215 gene encoding aladin-like yields the protein MPSFPQPGVVTVCEINRDIITAESLSDELAKDTYGKILGVIFSPVPFQPEASNVEQVAGQEPSDAAPTGGFARLKEIVAGYTNRIFFPNEVRYSTMLNMLADIDTQRVSWHPKRHCLAFVSGQNQVTVKDYEHSDGKDPCFLTSEFQRDIKTLEWRPNSGMMLAVGCRGGICIWSASFPGNSASVRYEITSSVNSVSGGPGVRWILVDFLQSSNSELTSILSWSPNGRYLASSSYGSSSFTVWDVSQGVGTAIRRGLGPLSMLKWSPSGDYFLTAKLDGTFYLWETITWTSEPWSSTTGYVTGVAWDPEGRMILISFSESVTLGAIHFASKPPSLAAHLVPLEMPELASLSARGIEKMAWDASGERLALSFKDGDEMYNGLIAIYDTRTTPLVSASLVGFIRGPGEKPKPLAFAFHKFKQGPILSVCWSSGWCCTYPLIIRSHILL from the exons ATGCCGAGTTTTCCGCAGCCAGGAGTGGTCACTGTCTGTGAGATTAACCGCGATATCA TAACTGCTGAGAGTCTTTCGGATGAACTGGCCAAGGACACTTATGGCAAAATTTTG GGAGTGATATTTAGTCCGGTTCCTTTCCAACCCGAAGCCTCCAATGTAGAGCAAGTAGCAGGACAGGAACCAAGTGATGCTGCTCCAACAGGGGGTTTTGCTCGTTTGAAGGAAATTGTGGCTGGGTACACTAATCGTATTTTCTTCCCAAATGAAGTTAGATACTCAACAATG TTAAATATGCTGGCAGACATTGATACACAAAGAGTAAGTTGGCATCCAAAAAGGCATTGTCTAGCATTTGTTTCTGGGCAAAATCAAGTAACTGTAAAGGATTATGAACATTCAG ATGGTAAAGATCCATGCTTTTTAACCAGTGAATTTCAAAGAGATATCAAAACACTTGAATGGAGGCCAAACAGCGGCATGATGCTCGCTGTTGGTTGCAG GGGTGGAATCTGCATTTGGTCTGCCTCTTTCCCTGGCAATTCAGCATCTGTTCGATATGAAATTACCTCTTCTGTTAACAGTGTTTCTGGAGGTCCTGGAGTTCGATGGATCCTGGTAGATTTTCTCCAAAGCTCTAACAGTGAACTAACAAGCATACTTTCTTGGAGCCCTAATGGGAG ATATCTGGCCTCTTCCTCATATGGTAGTTCATCATTCACAGTATGGGATGTTTCTCAAG GTGTAGGAACTGCTATTCGACGTGGATTAGGTCCACTATCAATGCTGAAGTGGTCACCAAGTGGAGACTATTTTCTAACTGCTAAGCT TGATGGAACTTTCTACCTTTGGGAGACGATTACTTGGACATCTGAACCTTGGTCTTCAACCACTGGATATGTCACA GGAGTTGCATGGGATCCTGAAGGACGAATGATATTAATTTCCTTCTCTGAATCTGTAACCTTAGGTGCAATTCACTTTGCATCAAAGCCGCCTTCTTTGG CTGCACACCTTGTTCCATTGGAGATGCCAGAATTAGCCAGTTTGTCTGCCAG AGGCATTGAGAAGATGGCCTGGGATGCTTCAGGAGAACGCTTAGCACTGTCATTCAAAGATGGCGATGAAATGTACAATGGTTTGATTGCTATATATGACACTAGGACAACACCTCTTGTCTCTGCTTCGTTAGT GGGCTTCATTAGAGGGCCAGGTGAAAAGCCAAAGCCCCTTGCATTTGCTTTCCACAAGTTCAAGCAAGGGCCAATTCTGTCTGTG TGCTGGAGCAGCGGATGGTGTTGCACATATCCTCTCATTATTCGGTCTCATATTCTTCTTTGA